One window of Chionomys nivalis chromosome 18, mChiNiv1.1, whole genome shotgun sequence genomic DNA carries:
- the LOC130889930 gene encoding speckle-type POZ protein-like: MSWDAIDKNWGYKQFNIQNFSCRWTIRNFRFILEEMRDSIRSPTFSIGGNDKWCLRVHPKGVDEESSDYLSVHLELLSSPKSPLTIRFKFWIINAKGEKNEPVTSPKDFNFLPGYQRGYKMFILRDFLLDHSHGLLPEDHFTLLCMGILVPYSYSIPHDSTEKRIQGPKGPLGDDLGELWKNSSFTDCCLVVAGQEFRAHKAILAARSPVFRAMFEQDTEESRKNRFEIHDLKTEVFKAMMVFIYTGKEPVLYNIADAMLAAADKYGLERLKVMCESALCRDLSVKNAAHTLVLADLHSTRQLKTQVLNFITAHASEVSQTASWKLMVDSRPHLVAEAYSSLASSQCNLLEPPLKRLRQSQEPVTGTLHVYP, from the coding sequence ATGTCATGGGACGCCATAGACAAGAACTGGGGCTATAAACAGTTCAACATCCAGAATTTCTCCTGCAGGTGGACCATCCGCAACTTCCGTTTTATTCTGGAGGAAATGAGGGACAGTATTAGAAGCCCAACTTTCTCAATAGGAGGCAATGACAAATGGTGTTTGAGAGTTCACCCTAAGGGCGTCGATGAAGAAAGCTCAGATTACCTGTCAGTTCACCTAGAGTTGCTGAGCTCTCCAAAGAGTCCCCTTACCATACGGTTCAAGTTTTGGATCATaaatgccaaaggagaaaaaaacgaACCTGTGACTAGCccgaaagactttaatttcttgcCAGGCTACCAAAGGGGTTACAAAATGTTCATCCTTCGAGATTTCCTCTTGGACCATTCTCATGGGCTGCTCCCTGAAGACCACTTCACCCTCCTTTGCATGGGGATCCTGGTCCCGTATTCCTACAGTATCCCTCATGACAGCACGGAGAAGAGAATCCAGGGTCCCAAAGGCCCATTAGGAGATGATCTAGGAGAGCTGTGGAAGAATTCGAGCTTCACAGACTGCTGCCTGGTGGTAGCTGGCCAGGAATTCCGGGCTCACAAGGCCATCTTAGCTGCTCGCTCTCCAGTTTTCAGAGCCATGTTTGAACAAGACACGGAGGAGAGCAGAAAAAATCGCTTTGAGATTCATGACCTGAAAACTGAAGTCTTCAAGGCAATGATGGTCTTCATTTacacagggaaggaaccagtccTCTACAACATTGCAGATGCTATGCTGGCAGCTGCTGACAAGTATGGCCTGGAGCGTTTGAAGGTCATGTGTGAGAGTGCCCTCTGCAGGGACCTCTCTGTGAAGAATGCTGCCCACACTCTCGTCCTGGCTGACCTCCACAGCACAAGGCAGCTGAAAACACAGGTGCTGAATTTTATTACAGCTCATGCTTCCGAGGTCTCTCAGACTGCAAGCTGGAAGTTAATGGTGGATTCACGCCCCCACTTGGTGGCTGAAGCATACAGCTCTCTGGCTTCTTCTCAATGCAATCTACTGGAGCCCCCTCTCAAACGTCTGAGGCAATCCCAGGAACCTGTCACAGGTACCCTACATGTGTATCCCTGA